ATCCAAGGTATTCCACTACTCCCTTCAACTTGGACGATGACACCATAACCTCAACTTCTCGTTTGAAGTCACCTTTGTCttctgcaaaattaaaatgatgtcaaagagTACATTATACgattgttttaaaatatattatCCTATTGAGATATTTTGCATGTGTATGTCGATTTTTCATTCATATTGGTACGGACTTATCCCTTTCGTTCCTTTTGCAGATTGAGCTTATCAAAAAACAATCTCTTTCTGCCTACCTATGGCAACTGTCACGATGACGTCACTTACTCCATCTTTCCCGCCAATAAACCAGGCCTCCCCTGTCATTGTCTTACTGAAACGTCCCTCACAAAGAATGTCCTTCAAGTAAAGACGACTTCTAGGGAATTCCCGCATAACATCTCCAAACTTCAAATACATATTGTCTTTGCTCTTCTTATCTTCTTCAAGACTTGCATGCGTAGGCTCTATGTCAAGGTCGATATACTCAGGACCTTCGGCTTCCTTAGTATTGCCAATGTGTGACTGCAGGGAAATCGAATTATAGAAAAGTTTTAGACACAATATTTAAACCACTGCGATCGTCCTGAAGTAAAACTAAAAAAAGTAACTTCTTATATTGGAAGATTATCTTGCCAGATACAACTATTTTGCCGAAAGAAGAGAATGTTGGTGACGACTGATAAGTCGATCTTTGTTGCAAATGTGACTCGGAATATGTACCCTGTACATTGCAAATAAATTAGGACCTACCGCGTTGATGTTATAGGCATGACATGCTTTATCCCGATATCAAACTAAATTCTTTCAAACCTATATAAAAAATTCCCTAAAGATTTACTTCCCTTCAATGCAATTTGAACAACGTTTACCCAATACAAGACCTAGTTTAAATGATTTCCGTACCAGGTACAATACTTGAACCGTTACTGCGATGTTGTCAATATAGACTGTGCCATAAAATTAGTTAGTTAAGCCTTACCTTTTTCGATAGAGCTTTTAAGTCACGGCCTTTGACAAACATTAAGGTGAGCGTCAAGATG
The Ptychodera flava strain L36383 chromosome 3 unlocalized genomic scaffold, AS_Pfla_20210202 Scaffold_25__1_contigs__length_14229661_pilon, whole genome shotgun sequence DNA segment above includes these coding regions:
- the LOC139125401 gene encoding uncharacterized protein, encoding MTLALLILTLTLMFVKGRDLKALSKKSHIGNTKEAEGPEYIDLDIEPTHASLEEDKKSKDNMYLKFGDVMREFPRSRLYLKDILCEGRFSKTMTGEAWFIGGKDGVSDVIVTVAIEDKGDFKREVEVMVSSSKLKGVVEYLGCCITEDFYRIKFTVSQGKKVWRVEGELIICPWIPSTFSILNRGAKVSPTNWASTRLQYTYRKERFRTLNIKGASFFCLKMVFG